The segment TGAGGCGCCGGGGCCGCCCCGAAAAGGGATCCGGCCCGTGAGGCCGCCGGTGTAGGGGAGGCCGGCATAATGGAGAGTACGACATACCCCTTGTTCAGAACGGGGAGGCGCATCGCCGGCACGGCGGCGGCAGTGCTGCTGGCCATCGGCATCTTCCTGGTGCCCCTGTTCGTGACCAACCAGTTTTGGCTCAACGCCCTGATCATGGCCAACCTGACGGCGGCCTTCGTAGCCACGTGGGATTTCCTGGCGGGGCCGGTGGGCCAGTTGTCGGGCGGTCAGGCCTTGTTCCTGGGCGGGGCGGGCTACGTGGCCGCCCTGGCGGGGCTGGCGGGCGTCAATCCCTGGCTGGGCATGCTCCTGGGGCTGGTGTTTGCCGCCATCGCCGGCTTGGTGGCGGGGCTCCTCAGCCTGCGGGTGTCGGGCCCCTTCCTGATCTTGGCCACCTTGGCCCTGGCGGAAATTGCCCACGAATCGGTCCTGGCCATAGGGTTCCTCAGCGAGCAGGGCTATGCCATCGGCGGCGAAGGGGGCATTCCCCTGCTGCAGATTTTGCCTCGCAGCGCCGAAGGGTTTTTCACCACGGCCTATTTCCTCTCGGCCCTGCTGCTGGTGGGCCTGGTGGCCGGCCTGTACCTGATGGCCAGGTCCCGGCTGGGATTGCAGTTGAGGGCGGCGGGCCGGGACATATTGTCGGCGGAAGCCGCAGGCATCAATACGACCCTGTACCGCTTGCTGGGCTTTGCCGTAGCGGCCGGCGCCGCCGGCCTGGTGGGCGTCTTTTGGGGCCAGTACGTAGGCAGGGTGACGCCGTCGCTGCTGGCGCTGCAGTTCAGCTTCAGCGCCATGGTGCTGGCCGTCATCGGCGGCCGGGGAAGCATCATCGGCCCGGCCATGGTAGCCTATTTGAGCACAGCCGTTTTCTCGTGGCTTTGGGTGGATCCCCATTACCAGCAGTTGGTCTACGCCCTGGCCCTGCTGGTGCTGATTCGCTTGCGGTCCCTGTAGGATCGCGGAAAGGCGGTTCCTGAACATGAGCGACCAACGGGAATACCTGTTGCGGGCGGAAAAGGTGTCGATTCACTTCGGCACCCATTTCGCCCTGGAGGACATCAGCTTCGGCGTGAAGCCCGGCGAGGTCCTGGGCATCACCGGGCCCAACGGCTCGGGGAAGACGACCTTGATCAACATCATCAGCGGGGTTCTCCATCCCGAAAGCGGCGAGGTCTATTTCAGGGGCCGGCGCATCACCAAAATGAAGCCCCACCAGCGGGTGAGGATGGGGATGGCCCGCACCTTCCAGCATGCCCGGAACATCCCGGAGATGAGCGCCTACGAAAACGTGCTCCTGGCGGCCCTTAACAGCCGGGCGGTCAAGGGCTCCCACCGGGACCTGGAGGGGAAGATCGCCGGGGTCCTGGAGAAGACCCGCCTGGTGAAGCAGCGGGACATCCCGGCAGGGCGCCTGTCGTCCGGGTGCCTGCGACGCCTGGAGATCGCCAGGGCTCTGGCCACCGACCCGGAGCTGCTCATCCTGGATGAGCCCTTCGCCGCCCTGAGCGCCCGGGAGGAGAAGGATCTGCTGGCTCTCCTGGAAGGCTTGAAGCAAGAAGGCCTTACCATGATCATCGTGTCCCACCGATTCGACATCTTGGCCGCCCTGGCGGACCGGGTGCTGTTCCTGAAGGACGGCCGGGAGGCCTTCAGCGGGCCGGCCCAGGACACCTTGGCCTTTGTCGAGGGACAGCGAACCTGACCATGGCAGAACCGCTGCTGGTTGTGGAAGACTTATCGGTCCATTTCCGGGCCGTCAAAGCCTTGTCCCACGTGAGCATCACCGTGGAGGCAGGGCAGTGCGCGGTGCTCATCGGGCCCAACGGCTCGGGCAAGAGCACGCTGATTAAGGCCGTAGCCGGCCTGGTGCGGATCAAGGCGGGGACCATCACCTTGGCCGGCCGGCGCATGGAGTTCCTGCCGCCCCACCAGCGGGCCCGGCTGGGGGTGGCCTGGGCACCCGACCGGGGCCGGGTGGCCACCGACATGACGGTGCGGGACAACCTGCTGGCGGGCGCCTACTTGTGCACCGACCGGGCGGAGGTAAGGCGCCGCCTGGAAAACACCTTCACCATGTTTCCCCGCCTGCAAGAACTGCAGCACCGGCTGGCCGGCGATCTCAGCGGCGGCCAGCGGCAGCTGCTGGTTATGGCCAGGGCCTTGATGGCCAAGCCCCGCCTGCTCCTGGTGGACGAGCCCTTCACCAACTTGAGCCCCGAGGCGACCGACGAAATGATTTCCATCATTAATGAAGTAAAAAGTCGGGGCGTGGGCCTGCTGCTGGCGGAGCACCAACTGGACGCCGTCCTGCAGGTGGCCGACAAGATCTACGCCTTGGGCGCCGGGCAGCTGGTTTGGGAGGGCACCCGCGACCAGTTCATCCAAGAAAAGCCCATGGGATTGATTTACTTCGACCGGGCCGCCTCGGACCTTTGAGGGGCGGGGCCCGGGTCTGCTATAATTTTCGGTGCCGGCGAAACACCGGCCAAGCGCCCGTAGCTCAGGTGGATAGAGCGAGGGTTTCCTAAACCCTGCGTCGGGGGTTCGAGTCCTCCCGGGCGCACACGATGGATTTGCAAGCCGGCAAAGACGAGGAGTTCATGGGGCTTGCCCTGGCCTTGGCCGAAGAAGCGGCCGCCCACGGCGACGTGCCCGTGGGGGCGGTGGTGGTGACTGAAGGCCGGGTGATCGGGCGGGGAGCCAACCGCCGGGAGCGGGACGGCGACCCGACGGCCCACGCGGAGATTCTGGCCCTCCGGGATGCCGGCCGGAATTTGGGCCGCTGGCACCTGGGCGGGACCACCTTGTACGTCACCTTGGAGCCGTGCCCCATGTGCGCCGGCGCCATGGTTCTGGCCAGGGTGGAGCGTTTGGTTTTCGGCGCCTACGATCCTAAGAGCGGCGCCGCCGGGAGCGTCATGAACATCCTCCAGGACCCCCGCCTCAACCACCGGGTGGAAGTTCAAGGGGGTGTCCTGGCTGAAGCTTGCGGCCAGCTTTTGCGGCGCTTTTTTCATGAGCGCCGTTTATAACGTAACTGGAGGGGTGCCGGAGTCCGGCTGA is part of the Sphingobacteriaceae bacterium genome and harbors:
- a CDS encoding branched-chain amino acid ABC transporter permease, yielding MESTTYPLFRTGRRIAGTAAAVLLAIGIFLVPLFVTNQFWLNALIMANLTAAFVATWDFLAGPVGQLSGGQALFLGGAGYVAALAGLAGVNPWLGMLLGLVFAAIAGLVAGLLSLRVSGPFLILATLALAEIAHESVLAIGFLSEQGYAIGGEGGIPLLQILPRSAEGFFTTAYFLSALLLVGLVAGLYLMARSRLGLQLRAAGRDILSAEAAGINTTLYRLLGFAVAAGAAGLVGVFWGQYVGRVTPSLLALQFSFSAMVLAVIGGRGSIIGPAMVAYLSTAVFSWLWVDPHYQQLVYALALLVLIRLRSL
- a CDS encoding ATP-binding cassette domain-containing protein, which produces MSDQREYLLRAEKVSIHFGTHFALEDISFGVKPGEVLGITGPNGSGKTTLINIISGVLHPESGEVYFRGRRITKMKPHQRVRMGMARTFQHARNIPEMSAYENVLLAALNSRAVKGSHRDLEGKIAGVLEKTRLVKQRDIPAGRLSSGCLRRLEIARALATDPELLILDEPFAALSAREEKDLLALLEGLKQEGLTMIIVSHRFDILAALADRVLFLKDGREAFSGPAQDTLAFVEGQRT
- a CDS encoding ABC transporter ATP-binding protein gives rise to the protein MAEPLLVVEDLSVHFRAVKALSHVSITVEAGQCAVLIGPNGSGKSTLIKAVAGLVRIKAGTITLAGRRMEFLPPHQRARLGVAWAPDRGRVATDMTVRDNLLAGAYLCTDRAEVRRRLENTFTMFPRLQELQHRLAGDLSGGQRQLLVMARALMAKPRLLLVDEPFTNLSPEATDEMISIINEVKSRGVGLLLAEHQLDAVLQVADKIYALGAGQLVWEGTRDQFIQEKPMGLIYFDRAASDL
- the tadA gene encoding tRNA adenosine(34) deaminase TadA; the encoded protein is MDLQAGKDEEFMGLALALAEEAAAHGDVPVGAVVVTEGRVIGRGANRRERDGDPTAHAEILALRDAGRNLGRWHLGGTTLYVTLEPCPMCAGAMVLARVERLVFGAYDPKSGAAGSVMNILQDPRLNHRVEVQGGVLAEACGQLLRRFFHERRL